A region from the Rhodothermales bacterium genome encodes:
- the queA gene encoding tRNA preQ1(34) S-adenosylmethionine ribosyltransferase-isomerase QueA, translating to MKLSNFLFDYPKELIAKYPAEPRDSARLMVLNRENRTIEHRVFSDIVEYFSEGDVLVVNNTKVFPARMYGNKEKTGARIEVFLLRELNPESRLWDVIVDPARKIRIGNKLYFENGLVAEVIDNTTSRGRTIRFVFEGTNDELYEKIDEIGQTPIPPYIKRKVEKEDRERYQTMFAEQRGAVAAPTAGLHFTPELIAKLMEKGVKLAPLTLHVGLGTFRPVEVEDLTKHRMDSEHYIISPESAEVVNKALTSPRHRVTAVGTTCVRALESSLSASYTLKSDSGWTDKFIYPPYEFRIVERLITNFHMPRSTLVMLVSAFAGHEFLMRAYKEAIEQEYRMFSFGDAMIVL from the coding sequence ATGAAGCTGTCTAATTTCCTGTTTGACTACCCCAAGGAGCTGATCGCCAAGTATCCTGCTGAACCTCGTGACAGCGCGCGGCTGATGGTGTTAAACCGGGAAAATCGCACCATCGAGCATCGGGTATTCAGCGACATTGTCGAATATTTCTCCGAAGGAGACGTCCTTGTGGTGAACAATACGAAGGTGTTTCCGGCTCGAATGTACGGAAATAAAGAAAAGACGGGTGCCCGAATCGAGGTATTTCTACTTCGGGAGTTAAATCCCGAGAGCCGGTTGTGGGATGTGATCGTGGATCCGGCTCGGAAGATCCGCATCGGCAATAAGTTGTATTTTGAGAACGGGCTGGTCGCTGAGGTCATCGACAACACGACCTCGCGGGGGCGAACGATTCGCTTTGTGTTCGAGGGAACGAACGACGAGTTGTATGAGAAGATCGACGAGATCGGGCAGACCCCGATCCCGCCGTACATCAAGCGGAAAGTCGAGAAAGAGGATCGGGAGCGATACCAGACGATGTTCGCGGAGCAGCGCGGCGCTGTGGCGGCCCCTACGGCCGGCCTGCACTTCACGCCGGAACTGATCGCGAAGCTGATGGAGAAGGGTGTCAAGCTGGCTCCTCTCACGTTGCATGTCGGCCTGGGCACGTTTCGCCCGGTGGAGGTGGAGGATCTGACGAAGCACCGGATGGATTCCGAGCATTACATCATTTCGCCCGAATCCGCCGAGGTAGTGAACAAAGCGCTTACGTCGCCAAGGCACAGGGTGACGGCCGTCGGCACGACGTGCGTGCGCGCGCTGGAATCCAGCTTGTCGGCCTCCTACACCTTGAAGTCCGATAGTGGCTGGACAGACAAGTTTATTTACCCCCCTTACGAATTTCGCATCGTTGAGCGATTAATCACAAACTTCCATATGCCCCGGAGCACCCTCGTGATGCTCGTTTCGGCCTTTGCCGGGCATGAGTTTTTGATGCGGGCGTATAAAGAGGCGATCGAGCAGGAATAT